The genomic stretch AGTCGTTTAGCAATATGGGGGTGCGTCTGTAAGATAACTTTCTTTTCTTTATTCACTACAAATAAACTTTTAAGTCGCCGAAGGATATCTAATAACATCGTTGTTACTGATTTTATATGTCCTCTTCCATAGCAATATGGACACGGCTGTGTTAATATTTTTATAACATTCTGTTTCAACCTTTGGCGGGTCATCTCAATCATTCCCAACTCACTGATTTCAGATATTGTGATTTTTGCCCTATCTCTTTTTAGCAGTTCTGTAAAATGATTTAATAATTTTTTGCGGTTTTGCTCGTAGAGCATATCAATGAAATCAATGACAATAATACCATTTAAGTCACGTAAACGGACTTGACGGGCTATTTCTTCTGCCGCTTCCAAGTTGGTTTGTAAGATAGTTTCTTCTAATTCTTTTTTCCCTGTAAAACTCCCCGTATTGACGTCAATTGCTACTAACGCCTCTGTCAAATCGATAGTGATATATCCACCTGACTTAAGTTGAACGTTTCTTTGAAGGATTTTCTCAATTTCCTTTTCAATATTCATCTTTTCGAAAAGAGGTGTTTTAAGTTTATATAACCGAACCCTTTTCTTAAGTTGTGGTTCGAGGATATCGAGGAAATTTATAATTTTTTCATATTGCGGTTGATTATCTATTGTTAATCGATGCACATCTTTCGTAAATCGGTCTCGGACAACACGTAAAATAGGATTCAGGTCTTCACGGAGGATGCCAGGTCCTTTTTGTCTGTGGAACTTTTCCTGGACTTCCCTCCAAACTCTTAGTAAATATCCAACGTCATTTTCTAAGTCTTCACGAGACCTATTTTCAGCAGCAGTTCTGAGGACAATACCCATCCCAGGTGGTTTTATTTGTGGAATAATTTTCCGTAATCGTTCTCTTTCTTTCTCAGATTCTATTTTTCGTGATATACCGCTGGATTGGATAGTTGGGAATAGGATAATATATCTCCCAGGGATAGTAATAAACGTTGTAAGTCTTGCTCCTTTGTTCCCTATCTGGTCTTTTACGACTTGCACCATTATTTGTTGGTTTGTATGAATTATATCTTGTATTCTGGGAGGACCCTTTTCTGTTTTACGGTGTAGGGGGCGTGGAACCATTCCCTCATCAACAATAATATCCTCAAAATCTACCAGAATATCCGATACATATAAGAAACCGTTCTTCCCAATACCAATATCTATAAATGCTGCTTGCATCCCAGGAATGATAGAATCAACCCTGCCTTTATAAATATTACCGACCAGTGACGGAGCTTCTGCTCGTTCTATCATAAGTTCCACTAATTTCTGGTTCTCTAAGAGGGCGATGCGTGTTTCTAAAGGCTCTACATTGATAACTAATTCTTTCATAGCAATTATCCCGCAAATAGAAATGATTTTTCTCTGGGAACACTATATATTAATCCAACCCCGACAATACAAGTTAAATAAAAGGAACGACCGTAACTTAAAAATGGGAGTGGTAACCCTGTAACAGGCAGTACCCCCATTGTGATTGCGATGTTAACAAATATGTGAAATAGAAATATAGTAGCAACTCCAGTAACAAGTAATTTCCCTTTTAACTCATTTGCATAAAATGCTAATTGCACAAAACGGAGTAGAAGTAAGCCATAAAGGATAATAAGTAATGAAGATTTATAGAAGCCATGCTCTTCCGCAAATAGAGAAAAAATGAAGTCAGTGTGATGTTCAGGAAGATATTTTAGTCGGGTTTGGGTTCCTTGTCGAAAGCCTTTTCCGTAGATACCACCACTACCAATGGTAATTCTACTTTGATAGGTTTGCCAGCCACTACCTCTAATATCTGCCTCTGGATGAAAGAAGGTATAAATTCGGGTAAGTTGGTGTGGTTTCAAAGGTAGATATTTAGGATGTTCACCTGCTTGTATTTGTTCGATTGTAAGGCTATTAACTTCTAAAAATAAGAAGAGTATTACTACTAACCCTGCGATAACCGTAGCGAGCCAATGCCACAGCCGACAACCAGCCACCCACAGCATTATCATAGTGATAGGGACAAGAGACATGGCAGTTCCTAAATTAGGTTGTAGAAGAATGAGAAAGATGGGGATGCCTGAAATTATAAAAGTTAAGATATACCAGTGCAGTTTTTTAATACGTTCTCCAAGTTTTCCGAAGTACCATGTAAGTGTTAGCACGATAATAATCTTATTAATTTCAGAAGGTTGGAACCTAAATGAGCCAATAGGTATCCATCGTTCGCTCCCTTTTGCTTGCACACCAAAGAATAGCACAGATAAAAGGAGCAAAATGGAAAGAATATATAAAATGGGCGATAAGGCTATAATGATGTGGAAATCAAAAATTAAAATGAAAAGCAGGATAGGAATGGTTATAAAAAATATCATCACATGGTTTCTAAAGTTTGTATAGTCCTCACTTTGACATGCACTATACATATTTATCCAGCCAATAACAACCAACGCAAATATGAGTAGAAATGATATGACATCAAACTTTTTCAGTCTACGCCAATCAATGATTCGAATACTACTGTCCTCAATGTCAAAATCTATTTGTTGTGTTGGGGTT from Candidatus Hydrogenedens sp. encodes the following:
- a CDS encoding Rne/Rng family ribonuclease, with product MKELVINVEPLETRIALLENQKLVELMIERAEAPSLVGNIYKGRVDSIIPGMQAAFIDIGIGKNGFLYVSDILVDFEDIIVDEGMVPRPLHRKTEKGPPRIQDIIHTNQQIMVQVVKDQIGNKGARLTTFITIPGRYIILFPTIQSSGISRKIESEKERERLRKIIPQIKPPGMGIVLRTAAENRSREDLENDVGYLLRVWREVQEKFHRQKGPGILREDLNPILRVVRDRFTKDVHRLTIDNQPQYEKIINFLDILEPQLKKRVRLYKLKTPLFEKMNIEKEIEKILQRNVQLKSGGYITIDLTEALVAIDVNTGSFTGKKELEETILQTNLEAAEEIARQVRLRDLNGIIVIDFIDMLYEQNRKKLLNHFTELLKRDRAKITISEISELGMIEMTRQRLKQNVIKILTQPCPYCYGRGHIKSVTTMLLDILRRLKSLFVVNKEKKVILQTHPHIAKRLREENMSILESIQKEFNRDVIIESVSDFHIGDYRILSARTRLILDNQIHHD
- the rodA gene encoding rod shape-determining protein RodA, with the protein product MSTLEKYLTPTQQIDFDIEDSSIRIIDWRRLKKFDVISFLLIFALVVIGWINMYSACQSEDYTNFRNHVMIFFITIPILLFILIFDFHIIIALSPILYILSILLLLSVLFFGVQAKGSERWIPIGSFRFQPSEINKIIIVLTLTWYFGKLGERIKKLHWYILTFIISGIPIFLILLQPNLGTAMSLVPITMIMLWVAGCRLWHWLATVIAGLVVILFLFLEVNSLTIEQIQAGEHPKYLPLKPHQLTRIYTFFHPEADIRGSGWQTYQSRITIGSGGIYGKGFRQGTQTRLKYLPEHHTDFIFSLFAEEHGFYKSSLLIILYGLLLLRFVQLAFYANELKGKLLVTGVATIFLFHIFVNIAITMGVLPVTGLPLPFLSYGRSFYLTCIVGVGLIYSVPREKSFLFAG